The Halomonas elongata DSM 2581 DNA segment CGCCATTCTCGGCGTCGAGACGCGCTACGGCGAGGTGACGGGAGACCATCGCGTGCTGGATTCCCTGTCGACCCTGGCATTCCACCATGGCACCCGGGGCGGCTTCTTCCGCGGCGAGCTGGCTGCCTTTCTGGAAATCGCCTATGAGCAGGACGTCGACCCGGGCGATCTCGAGGGATCCTATGCCGGTGCCATGGGCTACCCGCAGTTCATTCCCACCAGCTATCGCGCCTACGCCGTGGACTTCGACGGTGATGGCACGCGTAACCTGTGGACTGACCCGGTGGATGCCATCGGCAGTGTCGGCAACTATTTCTCCGAGCATCGCTGGCAGGGCGATGCGCCGATCTACCTGGATGCCGAGGGGCCGACGGAGCCACCCTCCGGTATCGAGTTCAACCAGGCCCAGAAACCGTACGTTTCCGTGAGCGAGCTGCAGGATGCCGGCATCACGCCGGAGCGGGCGTTGACTCCGGACACCCGGGTGATTCCCCTGGCCCTGGAGCTCGCCGACGGCGACTATCGTTATCGTCTCGGTCTCGACAATTTCTACGTCATCACGCGCTATAACCACAGTTACCTGTATGCCATGGCCGTCACCGAACTCGCCGAGGCGATCGCCAAGGCGCGCGGCGAGTCGAAGAGCTGGTTCGAATCGACGGCGATCGAGTCAGAGGAGCACCCATGAAGCCCTGGTGGAGTATCTTGTGTGCCGGCCTGCTGCTGGCCGGGTGTGCCGGTGACGGCGGCAAGCGTCCGACGCAGGAAGCGGCCGATGGCGCCGCGTCGAGTGGTGGTGCCGGGGAGCGTTATGCGATGTCCAGTGACGCCTATCCCCAGGAACCGCCGGACGTCAGCCAGGTGCCCGATGCCGTGCCGCGCCCGGAGCCACGCTCGCGTGCCGGCAACAAGGACAATTACGAGGTGTGGGGGAAGACTTACCATGTCCTGTCCGATGCCAGCGACTATGAACGTCGGGGGACGGCCTCCTGGTATGGCAAGAAGTTCCATGGCTATGCCACGTCCAACGGCGAGATCTACGACATGTACAAGATGAGTGCTGCGCATCGTACCTTGCCGCTGCCGACCTATGCCCGCGTCACCAATCTCGACAATGGACGTTCGGTGATCGTCAGGGTCAATGATCGCGGCCCCTTTCACAGCGAGCGGGAGATCGACCTTTCCTATGCGGCGGCTGCCCGCCTGGACATCCTCGACCGAGGGACGGGGCGTGTCAGGGTAGAGGCCATCGACCCCGTGGCCTGGCAGGCACGCCAGGGCGGTGCATCCGCACCGTCAAGCGCCGTCGAGTCGCGTCCGGCCGATCAACGTCCGGCCGCGCAAGATGAGGGCCGGGACAGCGACGACCCGATCTACCTGCAGGTGGCGGCGCTCGGGTCGCCGGACAATGCCCAAGCGCTCAAGGATCGCCTGGAAGGTACCTTGTCCCAGCCGGTCCGGATCGCCAGCGCCGCCGGACTCTATCGCGTTCAGGTCGGTCCCCTGAAACATGCCGGCCAGGTCGACCCGGTGCGTGGCCAGTTGAGCCGCGCCGGCTTCGACAAGGCCTTTGTCGTCAACGGCGCTGACTGACCGGCGCCATAGCCAATGATCATCCTGTGATGCACCCGAAGAGATTGCCATCCATGAAAGTGTCGTGCTCGTTTTCCTTTCGCCGGCTGATGCCGGCCCTGCTGGTATGCTGGTCCCTGGTCGCCGCGCCGACACAGGCTCAGGAGGCTTCGCCGTCTCCTCAGCCGCAGCCGCAGGCACAGCCCCAGCCCCAGACCATGATTCCGGCGCCGCCGCGCCTGGCCGCCACCTCCTGGATTCTGATGGATGCCGGCAGCGGGCGCGTGATCGCCCAGCACAACCCCGACGAGCGATTGCCGCCGGCGAGCCTGACCAAGCTGATGACCGCCTACCTGGTGGAGCGTGAGCTCAACAAGGGCAATATCTCCCCTGACGATCTGGTTCCGGTCAGTGAAAAGGCCTGGCGTACCGGCGGCTCGAAGATGTTCATCGAGGTCGGTGACCGGGTGCCGGTCAGCGAGCTGTTGCACGGTATCATCATCGTCTCCGGCAACGACGCCAGCGTGGCCATGGCCGAGTACCTGGCGGGCGGCACCGAGCCTTTCGCCGATATCATGAACCAGCATGCGGCACGGCTGGGCATGGAAAACACCCACTTCGTCAACCCGACCGGCCTGCCGCACGACAACCATTATTCCTCCGCCCGGGATCTGGCGTTGCTGTCGCGTCATATCATCAACGACTATCCCAAGCACTACAGCATGTATCGCCAGAAGCACTTTACCTATGGCGGTATCGACCAGCCCAACCGCAACAGCCTGCTGTGGCGCGACAGCAGCGTGGACGGCCTGAAGACCGGCTGGACCGAGGCGGCAGGATATTGCCTGGTGTCGTCGGCCAAGCGCGAGGATATGCGCCTGATCTCGGTGGTCATGGGTACCGACTCGGCAGAGGCGCGGGTCCAGGAAAGCCAGAAGCTGCTGAGCTATGGCTTCCGCTACTTCGAGACCCTGAGGCTCTATGACAAGGGCGCAGTGCTCAATACCTCCCGGGTGTGGGGCGGTGACAAGAACGAGCTGAAGATCGGTGTCGACGAGAATGTCTTCATGACGGTTCCCCGGGACCGCAACGAGGAACTCACCGCCAAGCTCGATATCCGCCAGGACCTGACCGCGCCGATCGCCGCCGGCGATACCGTGGGTACCATGGAGGTGCGCCTGGGCGACGAGGTCGTCGGCAAGCGCGATCTGCTGGCACTGGAAGATGTCGAGGAGGGCGGTTTCTTCAAGCGTCTCATCGACAAGATCCATCGCTTCTTCTCCAACCTGGTGGGCGGCCTCTTCGACTGAGGAAGGCTGGGAACCCGAATGGTCATGCCGCGCCCCACTCTTGGTGGTGGGGCGCGGGTTGCGTAGAATGTCGGTAGATACTTTCACCAAGGTGTGGGATGAACGACAAGAGCGTGCGCGATTTGCGCCAACCGAGTGCTGCCAGCCCGAGAGGCGAGCCGCCGAAGATCACTTTCCCCTGCGATTATCCGGTCAAGGTGGTGGGCGATGCCGACGAGGAATTCGTCGCCGTGGTCTGCCAGACGGTCACACGCCACGACCCGACGTTCGACCCGAAGAACATCCAGGTGGTGGATAGCCGTAACGGACGTTTCCAGTCGGTGCGGCTGACGATGCGGGCCACCAGTGAGGCGCAGCTCCAGGCGCTGTTCAGCGAGCTCAAGTCCAGCGGGCTCGTGCACATGGTGGTCTGAGCGTGGAGGCCATTCAGGTGCATCGCCTGGGGCGTCGGCCCTACGAGCCGGTCTGGCGGGCGATGCGAGACCTCACCGACCAGCGTGATGCCTCGACGTCGGATCAGCTCTGGCTGGTCGAGCACGACCCGGTGTTCACCCAGGGTCGGGCCGGCAAGCCGGAGCATGTGTTGATGCCCGGCGATATTCCGGTGGTCGAGACCGACCGTGGCGGCCAGGTGACCTATCATGGCCCTGGTCAGGTCGTGGCCTATCCGCTGCTGGATGTGCGCCGTGCCGGCCTCGGTGTGCGTGAACTGGTCAATCGCCTGGAGCGAGCGGTCATCGCGTTGCTCGCTGAGCTGGGCGTGGAGGCGCATGCCAGGCCCGATGCGCCCGGTGTCTACGTGGGCGAGGCCAAGATCGCCTCATTGGGGCTGCGCATTCGCCGCGGCGCCAGTTTCCATGGCGTGGCGCTCAATGTCGACGGCGACCTCTCGCCCTTCGAGCGCATCAATCCCTGCGGCTATGCCGGCATGGCGATGACGCGCGTGTCGGACCTGGTGGCGGAAGCGCCGGACGTGCCGACGGTGGCGACACGGCTGGCCCATTGCCTGGCCCGGGAGCTCGACCGCGAATTGCTGTTCGTCGACTGAGCCGGAAAGGTGGTGCAGCGAGAAGCTGGAATAGCTAGGCCAGATACGACGCCGGCCCCGATGAGGGGCCGGCGTCTTTCGTCATGCGGCGTGATTCAGCCGACGTT contains these protein-coding regions:
- a CDS encoding HP0495 family protein — translated: MNDKSVRDLRQPSAASPRGEPPKITFPCDYPVKVVGDADEEFVAVVCQTVTRHDPTFDPKNIQVVDSRNGRFQSVRLTMRATSEAQLQALFSELKSSGLVHMVV
- the lipB gene encoding lipoyl(octanoyl) transferase LipB, which codes for MEAIQVHRLGRRPYEPVWRAMRDLTDQRDASTSDQLWLVEHDPVFTQGRAGKPEHVLMPGDIPVVETDRGGQVTYHGPGQVVAYPLLDVRRAGLGVRELVNRLERAVIALLAELGVEAHARPDAPGVYVGEAKIASLGLRIRRGASFHGVALNVDGDLSPFERINPCGYAGMAMTRVSDLVAEAPDVPTVATRLAHCLARELDRELLFVD
- the mltB gene encoding lytic murein transglycosylase B — protein: MTKVSRNARRILMASGCLVLASTTALAGDFDPRQGDVKTLVDEVSAQGVDRAWLERAMNEASFSQGVLDAMSGAVERHLTWHEYRDIFLGEERVAKGVRFIDQHREAFERAQREYQVPPEIIAAILGVETRYGEVTGDHRVLDSLSTLAFHHGTRGGFFRGELAAFLEIAYEQDVDPGDLEGSYAGAMGYPQFIPTSYRAYAVDFDGDGTRNLWTDPVDAIGSVGNYFSEHRWQGDAPIYLDAEGPTEPPSGIEFNQAQKPYVSVSELQDAGITPERALTPDTRVIPLALELADGDYRYRLGLDNFYVITRYNHSYLYAMAVTELAEAIAKARGESKSWFESTAIESEEHP
- a CDS encoding D-alanyl-D-alanine carboxypeptidase family protein — its product is MKVSCSFSFRRLMPALLVCWSLVAAPTQAQEASPSPQPQPQAQPQPQTMIPAPPRLAATSWILMDAGSGRVIAQHNPDERLPPASLTKLMTAYLVERELNKGNISPDDLVPVSEKAWRTGGSKMFIEVGDRVPVSELLHGIIIVSGNDASVAMAEYLAGGTEPFADIMNQHAARLGMENTHFVNPTGLPHDNHYSSARDLALLSRHIINDYPKHYSMYRQKHFTYGGIDQPNRNSLLWRDSSVDGLKTGWTEAAGYCLVSSAKREDMRLISVVMGTDSAEARVQESQKLLSYGFRYFETLRLYDKGAVLNTSRVWGGDKNELKIGVDENVFMTVPRDRNEELTAKLDIRQDLTAPIAAGDTVGTMEVRLGDEVVGKRDLLALEDVEEGGFFKRLIDKIHRFFSNLVGGLFD
- a CDS encoding septal ring lytic transglycosylase RlpA family protein, with translation MKPWWSILCAGLLLAGCAGDGGKRPTQEAADGAASSGGAGERYAMSSDAYPQEPPDVSQVPDAVPRPEPRSRAGNKDNYEVWGKTYHVLSDASDYERRGTASWYGKKFHGYATSNGEIYDMYKMSAAHRTLPLPTYARVTNLDNGRSVIVRVNDRGPFHSEREIDLSYAAAARLDILDRGTGRVRVEAIDPVAWQARQGGASAPSSAVESRPADQRPAAQDEGRDSDDPIYLQVAALGSPDNAQALKDRLEGTLSQPVRIASAAGLYRVQVGPLKHAGQVDPVRGQLSRAGFDKAFVVNGAD